ACCGGAAGCTTAGGATATTCCGGAATTGCTGCCATCCATCGCTCTATTCCAAACAGTATTTTGGCAGATGGCGGTGATTATTTAACTTCCACCATGTTTATTACCGAAGAAAGCATCAACGAAATTTTATCGTTGATGAATGCAACCGGTTATCACGTAGCCGGAATCGGGGAAGCAGATTTGGAAAACGGTGTTGAAATGTTAACGAATGTGCAGGCAGGCGCTAATTTCCAGATGTTGTCCACCAACGTGACATTGGGCACCAGCCATCAGCCTGTGTTATCGGACCATCAGATTTATGAAGTCAACGGAATTAAAGTTGGTTTCTTTAGTATTTTAAGTCCGGATTTAAAATTGTCTCCCAGTTTGCAGAATGTAACGGACGTGTATCTGGAAGATGCAGGTAAAACTGCGCAGAAAGCCGTTAACACGTTAAAACAGGAAGGCGCAGATGTGATTGTGGCATTAAGCCATGTTGGGAACGAAGGCAATACCAATGTGGATCAGATTGCCGCATTCGTAAACGGAATTGACTTTATTTTAGACGGTCATGACCATCAGGAAGAAAGTGGCAGATGGATTGGGGAAACTCTGATTTTAAATCCCGGAGCCAACGGACAGCAACTCATTCAGCTGGAGCTTTCGTTCAATAATCGGAGAGAAATCACCAACATTGCAACTACGCAGTGGACCTATGAGGCGATTTCACAATTGCCGGTAGATCCCGCAATTGCAGCATTGGAACAGTCCATTGCGCAAAATCAGGCTGCATTTTTAAGTGACGGCGTTGCCATGGCAGATAAGGAAATCCCTTATTCTTACTCTGTGAATTATCAGTCAGAACCTATCGGAAACTTTATTGCCGATGCGTATCGTCAGAAGTCTCAGGCAACTATTGCGATTATCAATGCAGGAAGCATTGAAGCAGGATTGCCCCAGGGACAGGTTTCCAAATCTGACATTTTAGCGGTGTTACCGAATCAGTACACAATTCAAATGAAAAAAATAACCCCAAAGGAACTGAAAATGGCCTTGGAAGGTTGTTTCTATAATATCAAACTGAACGAAGACGGCAGCGTGGATCCTGCATCGGCTACACCGGACTTTCCGCAGATTTCCGGTTTTCAGGTTCAAGTGAACTATCAGAATGAACCCGGTAAGCGTGTGATGGGGGTTCGTTTGGATAACGGTGTTGAATTGAATTTGACCGATGATTTTACTCATATTTCATTAGCTTCTTCTGATGGAGCCTTTCATGAAATCTTTGATGCATTTCAAGAGATTGAGGTGGAAGAAGAATTCGGTTCTGAAGGACAGGCTTTGCTTGAGTATCTTTCTCAGCCGGAAGATGCCGATGATTATACTCAGCAAAGAGTGTTGTCTACCAATCAGAAGGAAAGCTACACCGGAATTATCGTAAGTATATTATTGATTTTGGTATTTGTGGTTATGATTCTGGTATTTGTGGTCAAATTGCTGACCAAAGGCGCATAAGCACAGAACCAAGCTGTGTTTTTGAATACAGAAAGGGGAGAGTCTGTTGGAACAAAGCAAGGAAATCACTTCAAAAATCAATGAAGATTTCACCATATTCCAACGGGAAGATTCTTTCAAATTCGGAACAGATGCAGTATTGTTATCCCGGTTTGCCAAAATGGGAACGAAAGACGTTTTGTTTGATATTTGTTCCGGAACCGGCGCCGTTGGTTTCTTTTGCCATCTGAACCATTCTCCCAAAGAAATTCATTTTGTGGAGATTGATCCTATGATGGCAGAATTATCCCGAAAAACAGCGTCATATAACGGGATTCTGGAAAAATGTCGTTTTTATTGTACCGATATCGCAGACCTTGCGGTTTCCGATCATGTGTTGGCAGATGTCATCACGGTAAATCCGCCTTATTTCCTTGAAAAAAGTGGAAAGGTGAGCCAAAATGAGAAATTGAAAACTGCCCGTCATACAGAGCAGTTTTCTCACAGTGTTTTATTTCAAAAAGCATTCCGTCTTCTTCGGGACGGCGGTAAAATTTTTGTAATTCAAAGGGCGCAGAATCTTGCTGAGATTCTGGCAAAATTAAGGGAGAACCGATTGGAGCCGAAACGGTTGCGATTGGTTTATCCAAATCCTAAAAAAGATGCCAACCTGTTTTTGGTGGAAGCGGTAAAAAACGGAGGTGTCTGGATGGATTGTCTGCCGCCTTTGATGCTATATGATGAAGAAGGCGAAATGACCGAAGAATTTCGCCGGATGCAGGAGTTTTAAATGATGGGAACCTTATATCTTGTTGCTACCCCCATCGGTAATATGGGGGATTTATCCCCACGTGCCAAGGAAGTTTTGGAATCGGCAGATTTGGTTGCCGCAGAAGATACCCGCGTGACGGGTGCTTTGCTGAAAAAACTTGGTATTGAAAAAAAACTGGTGAGTTACTATGAACATAATGCTGCTATGCGAAGTTCTTTGTTAATCCGACATCTGGAGGAAGGAGAAACCATTGCATTGGTTTCTGATGCAGGAACTCCTGCTATTTCAGACCCCGGGGAAGACATTGTGGAAGAATGTATCCGTCGAGATATCCCTGTGTATCCCATTCCCGGTCCCTGTGCATTTGTTTGCGCGTTAACTGTGTCGGGATTTTCTACCAAACAATTTAGTTTTATCGGCTTTTTACCTGCAAAACCAAATGACCGCAAAAAAGAGCTGGAAAAGGTAAGACATCGGGAAGAAACTTTGATTTTCTATGAAGCACCTCACCGATTACTCAAAACACTTGCTGATATGAGTGAGGTGTTCGGAGAAGAGCGCAGAGTGTCTGTTTCCCGTGAAATCACTAAAAAATTTGAAGAGCATATCCGCGGCAGTTTATCTGAAGTGCTTACCCATTTTGAAAATAATCCCGTAAAAGGGGAGTTCGTAATTGTAGTTGAGGGCGGCAGCAAAGAAGAAAGCAGCCTTAATCAACTGTCTTTGGAAGAACATCTGGATTTTTACTTGGCTCAGGGACTTATGCAAAAAGAGGCAATTAAACAAATTGCTCAGGACAGAAATCTGCCCAAACGGGAAGTATACGCTTATTTTCATAAAGATTAAAAATGCCCCCGGGAGAATAAAATCCCGGGGGTATCGTTTTTTCAAAAACAAAAAAGCAGCTCCTAAAGGAACTGCTTTTGGTAATTCACTATCCTGAAAATTTATGATATTATCAGCGCACTGACCATCTGCGAGGAATGGTACATAATGAGGAACTGTGGTTCCTAAAAGGTTAGTGGAATTAGGAAGGAAGAAATAAAATTCTTATTTGAATTTTCTTTTTCTTGCTTCTTCGGATTTTTTCTTTCTTTTAACGCTGGGTTTCACATAATGTTCTCTTTTTCTGATTTCAGAAAGAACACCTGCTTTTGCACACTGTCTTTTAAATCTTTTTAACGCGTTATCTAAAGACTCGTTATCTTTTAATCTGATTTCTGCCATCGGTTTGTCCCTCCTCCCGTAAACGCAATCAGTTACGCCGGATAGATTCTGTATCATAAATTCACAAGTGTTATTATAATATATAATTTTATTGATGTCAACATTTTTTTTTGAATTTTTCGAAATTTTTGTTTTTTTTGTACATTTTGTATTTTTATTTTTTTGTTATTTGAAATTTCTTGTGATAGATTCTCATATTTTTTGAGGAAACACACATTTTGCTTGACAAACCCCACCCGGGATTGGTACAATCATATCAACCCTTGTAAGTGTCACCGGTGCAAAGGGGGCTGCATAGAATAATGCTGAAGATATGAATGATTCATCCCATCAGGAGGAAATTCTATGCAATACTTATATCATTATTTCCCCGGGGGTAACACTCCCGAAGGATTTTTTAGTTTTTATCAAGAGATATTGGATACCCCGAGTTCCCGGAAAACCAAGAAGCCAAAGAAACTGGCTGTGATTAAGGGTGGTCCCGGAACAGGGAAATCCACTTTTTTGAAATCACTCGGCAAAACGTTGGGTGAGCGTGGTGAACAGGTTACCTATCTGCATTGTTCTTCCGATCCCGATTCGTTAGACGGTATTTTCTTGCCCGGGCACAATTCAGCCGTCATCGACGGAACTGCGCCTCATATGACCGATGCGAAATTACCCGGCGTTTACGATACGGTACTGAACTTTTGCGATTTCATCGGAGAGATCAGCGAGAAAGAAGAGGCACTTTCGGAGAGCAAAAAAGCGTCGTCATTGTTTTTGGAAGGATATTGTTACTTAAAAAGCGCCAAAGCTCTTTTGTCTCTGATGCACACTCGCAGTGAAGAACAGCTTTTGGAAGATGAAATCCGTATGTTTGCTTTGGATATTGCCAAACGGGTTTCAACATTTTCTGCCGACGGATTTTACAAAAAAGCATTTCTCTCTGCTGTTACCGCCAAAGGCTTTTGTAATTTTTTTAAAGAAAACTTAGAAAATTACTACACACTATCAGTAGAAGCGGAAGTGGGAGACGCATCTTACCGTCTGATGCAGGAGGTGGCAGCTGCATGTCGTTTGAGAAATGTAGATATGATTGTTTGTCCCTGCCCTATGAACCCCCATCAGATAGAACATCTGCTCTTTCCCTCAGCCAATCTGGCATTGGTGACTTCCAACGTATACCATTCCTATTCCGGAGCAGACGAAATTGTGTCTTTTGGCGATTTTTTGAAACATCGGATATCGGGCAGAACACCCCAATTGATGTATGATGGTATCTTGCACCTCGCCATAAAAGCTTTTTCGGATGCCTTAGAACATCATAACCGTCTGGAAACTCTCTATCAGAGTGTTACCGATTATTCCAAAATAGACAATTTCCGGCAGAAAACTCTTGACTTTTTGCTTCGCTAACGTCCCGCGCTGTCATTTCCGCAGGGAGGGGTTCCGTTTCCTCCCGATTTTCTATGAATACTGAATCATAAAAGGAGAACCCGATGCTGAAATATTCCCAGTTTTTACGAAATATTTACGGAGAAAAAGTGTATAAAATTCCTGTCAACACCGGCGGTACCTGTCCCAATCGGGACGGTACCAAAGGGGTAGGGGGATGTATTTTTTGTTCCGAGGTGGGAGCAGGTTTTGAGCTTCCTGATGCCAAGGTAGACATTTCAGAACAAATCAAAACCAATATGGCATACATCCGCAAAAAATATCACGCCAACCGTTTTCTGATTTATTTTCAGAATTTTACTGCCACTTATTTGCCGTTGGAAACATTCCGGAAGTATCTTTTTGAGGCAATTTTAGCAGAAGACATTGTGGGTGTGGTGATTTCCACCCGTCCCGACTGTTTGGACGGCGGACATTTGGATTTGCTGGATGAGGTGAGGGCAAAAGGGCTGGACGTATTTATTGAATTGGGTCTTCAGTCTGCCAATGATGTTACTTTGGAAAAAATAAATCGGGGCCATACGGTTTCTGATTATATCCGCGGTGCAAAACTGGTGAAAGAACATGGCTTTTATTTGGATACCCATCTGATTCTGAACCTTCCTTGGGATCGTGAGGAAGACATTCTCACTGCGGCAAAGCTGATGAATGAGGTGAAAACCGATTCGGTGAAACTTCATTCTCTTCATATTCCTTACGGTACCAAATTGTATGACTTATATCAGACAGGGGAAATCGAAATTATTTCCAAGGAAGAATATTTTCACCGTTTATATCTCTTTTTGACGGAGCTTTCTGCTGAGGTTGCGGTGCAAAGACTGTTTTCCCGTGCGCCAAAAGACGATACTGCTTTCTGTAATTGGCAGACAAGCTGGTGGAAACTGGAGGAAGAATATCTCAGATATGCCGAATTTATGGATCATGAGAAATAAAAATTCCTATTACATTATATATTATATATAAGGGCACATCAAATTCCCGGGATAAAATAAAAAAAATTCCAAAAACATCTTGACATTTCTTAAAAAAAAGAGTATAATCAGTTGGTTGATATTTCGCCTTGGTGTGTTTTATGGAACAAAATGACGGATTTCACGTCAAAAAAAGCGAAAGCGGAAATAACAATTTCCCCTTAATTTAACCGAAAGATTGCAGGTTTGTTACCAAAATATTACCGCAAAGTATAAATTTTACAACTTTGTTACATATATTTTGATATTATTGACAAACGGAATCTTATCTGCTAAAATGACACCATAGGATACCCCTCAGAAGGGATAGTTCTATCAGCCTGGTTTCCCGATGAGGAAACTTACCAAAATCGTAAAAAAAAAATTATATATCAATTTTAGGAGGACATCCAAATGAAACTGTCTAAAGTTTTATCCTTAGTGTTAGCAGTTATGATGTTACTCGGCATGCAGACTTTTGCATTCACCGACGTTGCAGCTACTGCTAACTACGCAGAAGCTGTTCAGGTTCTGTCCGCTCTCGACATCATCAATGGTTACGAAGACGGCACTTTCAAACCTGATGGCAAAATCACTAGAGCAGAATATGCTGCAATCGTTTGCAGAATTCTGGACATGGGCGATGCAGGCGCTAACAAAGTTGGCGGCTACTTCACCGACGTTCCCGCAGACCTGTGGTCTTCCGGTTACATCGCAACCGCTTCTCAGTTAGGTATCGTTAACGGTATGGGCGACGGTACCTTCGCTCCCGAAGCTGAAGTTACTTACGAACAGGCAATTGCTATGTTAGTTCGTGCACTGGGTTATGAAAAGAAAGCTCAGTCCATCGGTGGCTATCCTACCGGTTACATGGTAATCGCTAATCAGGAATCCATCACCGTTGGTACTTCCAACACTGCAGGCGGCGCTTCCAGAGCTACTGTTGCAAGATTAACTTACAACGCTTTAACCGTTCCCATGATGGACCAGACTTCTTGGGGTTCTGACGAAAAATTCGAACCTATCCCCACTCAGTCCTTACTGTGGACCAAATTAGATGCAGTTAAAGCTGACGTTACCATCAATACCGTTCCCTTAAGCAAAGAAGCTACTGACGTTACCTTAACTGGTGGCACCGTAGATAAAGTTGCTGCAGCTAACGCTTACGCTGTTCCCGCTACCGCTAAAATTAACGGCGTTGATTTAGTTGGCATGCAGGGCTTAAAAGCTACTGTTATCTTAGACAAATCTGATGATGCTGAAACCAAACTGGTTACCGTTGTTTCCAAAGCTGGTAAAAACGTTGAAGTTACCATCAAACCCGAAATGTTAGCAAACAAAAACAACTCTGGTTATGTAGAATACTACAAAACCAACGATGACGACAGAGTTTCTAAATTAAAATTAGAAGAT
This portion of the Oscillospiraceae bacterium genome encodes:
- the rsmI gene encoding 16S rRNA (cytidine(1402)-2'-O)-methyltransferase; the protein is MMGTLYLVATPIGNMGDLSPRAKEVLESADLVAAEDTRVTGALLKKLGIEKKLVSYYEHNAAMRSSLLIRHLEEGETIALVSDAGTPAISDPGEDIVEECIRRDIPVYPIPGPCAFVCALTVSGFSTKQFSFIGFLPAKPNDRKKELEKVRHREETLIFYEAPHRLLKTLADMSEVFGEERRVSVSREITKKFEEHIRGSLSEVLTHFENNPVKGEFVIVVEGGSKEESSLNQLSLEEHLDFYLAQGLMQKEAIKQIAQDRNLPKREVYAYFHKD
- a CDS encoding 30S ribosomal protein S21, which translates into the protein MAEIRLKDNESLDNALKRFKRQCAKAGVLSEIRKREHYVKPSVKRKKKSEEARKRKFK
- a CDS encoding bifunctional metallophosphatase/5'-nucleotidase, translated to MYHSMKKVILLLLLMCVATVGVFAQPVAIPNPTATPQPGAVPGSTEVAPIMEGDTATVGETAEEVSSTGETTAEATPTPEPTPMPANGSTVNILFTSDIHGNFLQNAETGSLGYSGIAAIHRSIPNSILADGGDYLTSTMFITEESINEILSLMNATGYHVAGIGEADLENGVEMLTNVQAGANFQMLSTNVTLGTSHQPVLSDHQIYEVNGIKVGFFSILSPDLKLSPSLQNVTDVYLEDAGKTAQKAVNTLKQEGADVIVALSHVGNEGNTNVDQIAAFVNGIDFILDGHDHQEESGRWIGETLILNPGANGQQLIQLELSFNNRREITNIATTQWTYEAISQLPVDPAIAALEQSIAQNQAAFLSDGVAMADKEIPYSYSVNYQSEPIGNFIADAYRQKSQATIAIINAGSIEAGLPQGQVSKSDILAVLPNQYTIQMKKITPKELKMALEGCFYNIKLNEDGSVDPASATPDFPQISGFQVQVNYQNEPGKRVMGVRLDNGVELNLTDDFTHISLASSDGAFHEIFDAFQEIEVEEEFGSEGQALLEYLSQPEDADDYTQQRVLSTNQKESYTGIIVSILLILVFVVMILVFVVKLLTKGA
- a CDS encoding TIGR01212 family radical SAM protein, which codes for MLKYSQFLRNIYGEKVYKIPVNTGGTCPNRDGTKGVGGCIFCSEVGAGFELPDAKVDISEQIKTNMAYIRKKYHANRFLIYFQNFTATYLPLETFRKYLFEAILAEDIVGVVISTRPDCLDGGHLDLLDEVRAKGLDVFIELGLQSANDVTLEKINRGHTVSDYIRGAKLVKEHGFYLDTHLILNLPWDREEDILTAAKLMNEVKTDSVKLHSLHIPYGTKLYDLYQTGEIEIISKEEYFHRLYLFLTELSAEVAVQRLFSRAPKDDTAFCNWQTSWWKLEEEYLRYAEFMDHEK